In Chryseobacterium turcicum, a single window of DNA contains:
- a CDS encoding helix-turn-helix domain-containing protein, whose translation MNRFYFILLLFIFNTFYSQQESYSDFYKIKKKYENYSENDARAFQFLKEYISLAKKEKDYPHLVQGYHDATFYSSSANAKLKYADSAIFAAKLSDNTDLISDAYLRKGVVYYFNYKKYQSALQEYLKAYEYSKNSQDDFLKNAILYHMGVVKSYLGYNQEALIHFKKTQSYFELKSKEKVHSNIVFNNKRGYYNSLHQMAVSYRKLNNYKAVDSLLNIGFQQTKNNKDFQQEYGYFLKEKGINEYRKKNYRNSLNLLHESIKPITNINDFAWATVVYFYIGKSYLGLQDYSNAILHFNKVDSVFQKHNFILPELRENYELLINYYKKDSELKKELYYTKQLLKADSVISKDFSYLASTIHKKYDTEALTEEKERLEKATSWGIWIIVGLIILLIALTIALMIKYKNEKRIKANYLILEEKILNKSSAEIVTEKSKVKPNGDEKSGLSDAIINDLLLKLDNFERKSGFVENGLTLNKLAMKFNTNSNYLSQVINEYKEMNFNRYLSELRINYITNKLYNDKVYLNYKIETLAEKCGIASRTNFSNLFQEINGIRPVDFIKNRNQDLENNQILQSHPA comes from the coding sequence TTGAACAGGTTTTACTTTATTCTGCTTTTATTTATTTTTAACACTTTCTATTCACAACAAGAATCGTATAGTGATTTCTATAAAATAAAGAAGAAATACGAAAATTATTCTGAAAATGACGCTCGTGCTTTTCAGTTTTTGAAAGAGTATATCTCGTTGGCTAAAAAAGAAAAAGACTATCCGCATTTGGTACAAGGATATCATGATGCTACCTTTTATTCTTCTTCTGCGAATGCTAAGTTGAAATATGCCGACAGTGCTATTTTTGCGGCAAAGCTATCTGATAATACCGATTTGATAAGTGATGCTTACCTTAGAAAAGGAGTAGTATATTACTTTAATTATAAAAAATATCAGTCTGCTTTACAGGAGTATTTAAAAGCTTATGAATATTCTAAAAACTCCCAAGATGATTTCTTGAAAAATGCTATTCTTTATCATATGGGAGTGGTGAAAAGTTATTTGGGATATAATCAAGAAGCTTTAATTCATTTTAAAAAAACACAATCTTATTTTGAATTAAAATCAAAAGAAAAAGTACATTCCAATATTGTATTTAATAATAAAAGAGGGTATTACAATAGCCTTCATCAGATGGCTGTATCTTATAGGAAATTAAATAACTACAAAGCCGTAGATTCTCTTCTTAATATAGGATTTCAACAGACGAAAAACAATAAAGATTTCCAGCAGGAATATGGCTATTTTCTAAAGGAAAAGGGTATTAATGAATATCGGAAAAAAAATTACAGAAATTCATTGAATTTACTTCATGAATCAATAAAACCAATTACCAATATTAACGATTTTGCCTGGGCGACTGTAGTTTACTTTTATATTGGTAAATCGTATTTAGGTCTTCAGGATTATTCAAATGCCATTTTACATTTTAATAAGGTAGACTCCGTGTTCCAAAAGCATAATTTTATACTCCCGGAACTTCGTGAAAACTATGAGCTACTGATTAATTACTATAAAAAAGATAGTGAGCTCAAAAAAGAACTCTATTACACCAAGCAACTATTGAAGGCTGATAGTGTAATATCAAAAGACTTTTCTTACCTCGCATCAACAATTCATAAAAAATATGATACAGAAGCATTAACCGAAGAAAAAGAAAGGCTAGAAAAAGCAACATCTTGGGGTATTTGGATTATTGTGGGCTTAATTATTCTACTCATAGCGCTTACGATTGCTTTAATGATAAAATATAAGAATGAGAAAAGAATTAAAGCAAACTATCTTATTTTGGAAGAAAAGATTCTGAATAAATCTTCTGCAGAAATTGTTACAGAAAAAAGTAAAGTAAAACCAAACGGAGACGAAAAATCAGGATTAAGCGACGCAATAATTAACGACTTACTTTTAAAATTAGATAATTTTGAGAGAAAGTCTGGATTTGTTGAAAATGGATTGACATTGAATAAGTTGGCGATGAAATTTAATACCAATTCAAATTATCTTTCTCAGGTAATCAATGAGTATAAGGAGATGAATTTTAATAGATACCTAAGTGAACTTCGTATCAATTATATTACCAATAAGTTGTATAATGATAAAGTGTATCTAAACTACAAAATTGAGACATTAGCAGAAAAGTGCGGAATCGCTTCCAGAACAAACTTTTCAAATCTTTTTCAGGAAATCAATGGAATTCGTCCCGTTGATTTCATAAAAAACCGTAATCAGGATTTGGAGAATAATCAGATTCTACAATCTCATCCTGCGTAA
- a CDS encoding rod shape-determining protein, with protein sequence MGIFDMFTAEIAMDLGTANTLIIYQDKIVIDQPSIVAMDRLTGKAIAVGQEAKLMQGKTHEDIRVIRPLKDGVIADFHASEHLIKEFIKQISQIKGRFFQPALRIVICIPSGITEVERRAVRDSAQKVNAKEIIMVYEPMAAAIGAGIDVESPEGNMIVDIGGGTTEIAVIALGGIVCDRSLKLAGDVFNNDISYFIRTKHNLDIGERTAEKIKIEIGSALEELDFPLDDISVQGKDLLTGKPKEIIVNYKEIFKALDKSLIRIEDAILETLSITPPELATDIYKTGIFLAGGGALLNGLADRIHRKTGLPVFVAEDPLRAVVRGTGIALKNIDRFRFLMR encoded by the coding sequence ATGGGGATATTTGATATGTTTACGGCAGAGATTGCTATGGATTTAGGAACGGCTAATACCCTAATTATATACCAGGATAAAATTGTTATTGATCAACCTTCTATTGTTGCTATGGACCGCTTGACTGGAAAAGCAATCGCCGTAGGACAGGAGGCAAAACTCATGCAGGGTAAAACGCATGAAGATATAAGAGTTATCAGACCGTTGAAAGATGGTGTTATTGCAGATTTTCACGCTTCTGAGCATCTAATTAAAGAATTTATTAAGCAGATTTCTCAAATTAAGGGTAGGTTTTTTCAGCCTGCACTTAGAATCGTTATATGCATCCCTTCGGGAATAACCGAGGTAGAAAGAAGAGCGGTTAGAGATTCTGCACAGAAAGTAAATGCCAAAGAAATTATAATGGTGTATGAGCCAATGGCAGCAGCGATAGGAGCGGGTATTGATGTTGAAAGTCCGGAAGGAAATATGATTGTTGACATAGGTGGTGGAACAACCGAAATAGCCGTTATTGCATTAGGTGGAATCGTCTGCGACAGATCTTTAAAATTAGCAGGTGATGTTTTTAACAATGATATTTCTTATTTCATCAGAACAAAGCACAATCTGGATATTGGTGAAAGAACTGCTGAGAAAATAAAAATAGAAATTGGTTCTGCATTGGAAGAATTAGATTTTCCTTTAGATGATATTTCTGTACAGGGAAAAGACCTTCTTACAGGTAAGCCAAAAGAGATTATCGTTAATTATAAAGAGATTTTTAAAGCCTTAGATAAATCTTTGATACGAATTGAAGACGCTATATTAGAAACGCTTTCCATTACACCACCAGAACTTGCAACAGATATTTATAAAACAGGGATTTTCCTTGCAGGAGGCGGTGCGTTGCTTAACGGATTAGCAGATAGAATTCACAGAAAGACAGGATTGCCTGTTTTTGTAGCTGAAGACCCATTAAGAGCAGTCGTTCGTGGAACGGGTATTGCGCTTAAAAACATTGACAGATTCAGATTTCTTATGAGATAG
- a CDS encoding YdeI/OmpD-associated family protein, which translates to MNLQAEQFFEKAKKWKEEFYLLREIISENDVLEEDYKWMHPCYTLDGKNVVLIHGFKEYFALLFHKGALMKDSEHILIQQTENVQSARQIRFKNIEEVEKQRTIIKKYIEEAVAIEKSGQKIELKKVSEYPVPIEFQRALDEDVALSQSFYALSPGRQKGYLFYFNQAKQSKTRETRIEKHYQNILDGKGMDD; encoded by the coding sequence ATGAATCTACAAGCTGAGCAATTTTTCGAAAAAGCTAAGAAATGGAAAGAAGAATTCTATCTCTTACGTGAAATCATTTCTGAAAATGATGTTTTGGAAGAAGATTATAAATGGATGCATCCCTGTTATACATTAGATGGAAAAAATGTGGTGCTTATTCATGGTTTTAAAGAGTACTTTGCGCTGCTTTTTCATAAAGGTGCATTGATGAAAGATTCTGAACATATTCTCATTCAGCAAACCGAAAATGTACAGTCAGCAAGACAAATCAGATTTAAAAATATTGAGGAAGTAGAAAAACAACGAACCATTATAAAAAAATACATTGAAGAAGCAGTAGCAATAGAAAAATCCGGACAAAAAATAGAATTAAAAAAGGTTTCAGAATATCCTGTTCCAATAGAATTTCAACGAGCATTAGATGAAGATGTAGCTTTAAGTCAATCATTTTATGCATTAAGTCCTGGAAGACAAAAAGGATATTTATTTTATTTCAATCAGGCTAAACAATCAAAAACGCGTGAAACCAGAATTGAGAAACACTACCAAAATATTCTGGATGGAAAAGGAATGGATGATTAA